One genomic region from Fimbriimonadaceae bacterium encodes:
- a CDS encoding metallophosphoesterase — MLTRRDLLISSGALLLAPWSKAASWLPVAPQRIGLLTDIHYADAPARGTRFYRESLPKIEEARQHFQTEKIDALIELGDLIDSADQATAEDEMRFLKAALGEISQMSPVQRFTLGNHCLAKVKRADFLQAVGQKTGHTTLELDHWKAIILDACHKADGTPYDAGNFVWTDTSIPDWQIDWLRQELSNTKKHVLVCVHQRIDWTGASRPSTGVASAAKVRQAIDDAKNVRIVLQGHTHENAYVKLAETHYVTLRAVVEGTGQANNGYGVLSLYEDGSALLHGQRDQLSRKL, encoded by the coding sequence ATGCTAACCCGACGCGATCTCCTAATATCCAGCGGAGCCCTGCTCCTCGCCCCCTGGTCCAAGGCCGCCTCCTGGTTGCCCGTCGCGCCCCAAAGGATCGGCCTCCTCACCGACATCCATTACGCCGACGCCCCCGCCCGGGGCACCCGCTTCTACCGAGAGTCTCTCCCGAAAATCGAAGAGGCGCGACAGCACTTCCAGACCGAAAAGATCGACGCTCTCATCGAGCTGGGTGACCTCATCGACTCCGCCGACCAGGCGACAGCCGAAGACGAAATGCGATTTCTGAAGGCGGCTCTTGGGGAGATTAGCCAGATGTCGCCCGTGCAGAGATTCACGCTCGGCAACCACTGCCTCGCCAAGGTCAAGCGAGCAGACTTCCTGCAAGCCGTCGGACAGAAGACCGGGCACACGACGCTGGAACTCGACCACTGGAAAGCGATCATCCTCGACGCTTGCCACAAAGCCGACGGCACCCCCTACGATGCCGGAAACTTCGTGTGGACCGACACCAGCATTCCCGATTGGCAGATCGACTGGCTGAGGCAAGAGCTCTCAAACACCAAGAAGCATGTGCTCGTCTGCGTCCATCAGCGGATCGACTGGACAGGTGCCTCGCGACCTTCTACGGGCGTTGCCTCCGCTGCGAAGGTCCGCCAAGCCATCGACGATGCCAAGAACGTCCGCATTGTGCTCCAAGGTCACACCCACGAAAACGCCTACGTCAAGCTCGCCGAAACGCATTATGTGACGCTCCGTGCGGTGGTGGAGGGAACTGGACAGGCTAACAATGGATACGGCGTTCTGAGCCTTTATGAAGATGGTTCGGCCCTCTTGCACGGGCAGCGAGACCAACTCTCGCGAAAGCTGTAG
- a CDS encoding N-acetylornithine carbamoyltransferase: protein MNRYLSLKSLSFDEIEDLVRLAQHLVREPINDSLKNKVVGLLFMNPSLRTLASFQAGASQLGGSSVVIQPGAGSWNLETRDGVVMDGSAQEHIREAIPVLAQYCDLLGIRCFAEGKDLDTDLDDALMPKMAKLCPKPFINMESAADHPCQALADWKLLNDLKVPKEGGKFVLSWAWHPRPLPYAVPLCVASMALLRGMELTVVYPEGFGLPDRSISELRQIGGDRLKVTHHREEATEGAHIVYAKSWAAPEFYGRPSEEAEARASLRDWCLKESWFANAQRDAKAMHCLPVRRNVEISDEILDGPRSVVVQEAANRLHVQKAVMMKLMENPNA from the coding sequence ATGAACCGATACCTCTCCCTCAAAAGCCTGAGCTTCGACGAGATCGAAGACCTCGTCCGGCTGGCCCAGCATCTCGTAAGGGAGCCGATCAACGACAGCCTCAAGAACAAGGTTGTCGGCCTCCTCTTCATGAACCCCTCCCTGCGCACGCTCGCCTCCTTCCAGGCTGGCGCGTCGCAGCTCGGCGGCAGCAGCGTCGTCATCCAGCCAGGAGCGGGCTCTTGGAATCTCGAAACCAGAGACGGAGTCGTGATGGATGGCAGCGCCCAAGAGCACATCCGCGAGGCCATCCCCGTGCTGGCCCAATACTGCGACCTCCTAGGCATCCGATGCTTTGCCGAAGGCAAGGACCTCGACACCGACCTTGACGACGCTCTCATGCCCAAGATGGCCAAGCTTTGTCCCAAGCCGTTCATCAACATGGAGTCGGCTGCCGACCACCCCTGCCAAGCCCTCGCCGATTGGAAGCTCCTGAACGATCTGAAAGTCCCCAAAGAAGGCGGCAAGTTCGTACTCTCCTGGGCATGGCACCCCCGACCGCTGCCCTACGCCGTCCCCCTCTGCGTCGCCTCGATGGCCCTCCTTCGCGGCATGGAGCTGACCGTCGTGTACCCCGAGGGCTTCGGTCTGCCCGACCGTTCGATCTCCGAGCTGAGGCAGATCGGAGGCGACCGCCTCAAGGTCACCCACCACCGCGAAGAAGCCACCGAAGGAGCCCATATCGTCTATGCGAAGTCGTGGGCCGCGCCAGAGTTTTACGGCAGGCCAAGCGAGGAGGCCGAAGCCCGCGCAAGCTTGCGCGATTGGTGTCTGAAAGAGTCCTGGTTTGCCAACGCCCAGCGCGATGCCAAGGCGATGCACTGCCTTCCCGTTCGCCGCAACGTAGAGATTTCGGATGAGATTTTGGACGGCCCGCGCAGCGTGGTGGTGCAAGAAGCCGCCAACCGCCTCCACGTGCAAAAGGCCGTGATGATGAAGCTTATGGAGAACCCCAATGCATAG
- a CDS encoding helix-turn-helix domain-containing protein, giving the protein MLKSFPAQVLGDRLRRARVRQSISVRDLAKAAAVSKNSITRLEHGGGTNPATLVKVCAALGLHVAGLLRKEQQSEQIVVVHRKQDDRWFDMTDFGAGPLGGLDRPISSEERAAFVAAGAQVPLLMLTNRLESGRLLPAILELHSQSELRSHAGEEMVYVLAGSIVLKVGEQEVILHEGECATFWSAEQHAYAPAPGSPLPARVLSIRSDDRPG; this is encoded by the coding sequence ATGTTAAAGAGTTTTCCCGCGCAAGTTTTGGGGGATCGCTTGCGTCGTGCCCGGGTTCGGCAGTCCATCTCTGTACGCGATCTTGCCAAGGCAGCGGCGGTAAGCAAGAACTCCATCACACGTTTAGAGCACGGCGGGGGGACAAATCCCGCGACGCTTGTGAAGGTTTGCGCTGCTTTGGGACTTCATGTGGCGGGCCTACTGCGCAAAGAGCAGCAGTCGGAGCAGATCGTTGTCGTTCATCGCAAACAGGACGACCGTTGGTTCGATATGACCGACTTTGGCGCGGGGCCGTTGGGGGGATTGGACCGTCCGATTTCATCCGAGGAGCGAGCGGCATTTGTTGCAGCGGGAGCTCAGGTGCCCTTGCTCATGCTCACAAACAGATTGGAGTCGGGGCGATTGTTGCCTGCGATTCTTGAATTGCATAGCCAGAGCGAACTGCGAAGCCATGCGGGCGAGGAGATGGTTTATGTTTTGGCGGGCTCGATTGTGCTGAAGGTGGGCGAGCAAGAGGTGATCCTGCATGAAGGTGAATGCGCGACCTTTTGGAGCGCAGAGCAGCACGCATATGCTCCAGCACCTGGATCGCCACTGCCCGCGAGGGTTTTGTCGATCCGGTCTGACGACCGACCCGGATAG
- the argC gene encoding N-acetyl-gamma-glutamyl-phosphate reductase translates to MPSEKIPAIVLGGTGYVAGELIRLLLAHPHFELTSVVSQSAAGQQVGDIFPHLAGVSKSLAFDTNDNSLADAAKQDQVALFSALPHGEAAPILKQWIESGPAGMKVVDLSADFRYADAKQFEEIYGISHPTPELLSEFTCAIPELHKAPVPKHAVQPGCFTTAATLACAPLAALGLASSFVVNGVTGSTGSGRTPKSGTHHPDRHSGMWAYELLKHRHTPEMKMFLGRLRPEGEPKLVFLPHSGPFARGIHATVYAETQSAATTEELIESYTAFYADCPFISVSASMPSVKHVAGSNRAHIGIAAQGTQVAVVCVIDNLIKGAAGGGIQWMNRIFGFDETAGLMQAAVGWT, encoded by the coding sequence ATGCCGTCTGAAAAGATTCCCGCTATTGTGCTCGGCGGCACCGGATACGTTGCGGGCGAGCTGATTCGCCTGCTGCTCGCTCACCCCCACTTCGAGCTGACCAGCGTCGTGTCGCAGAGCGCAGCGGGGCAGCAAGTGGGCGACATCTTCCCCCACCTTGCCGGGGTGTCAAAAAGCTTGGCCTTCGATACAAACGACAACAGTCTCGCCGATGCGGCAAAGCAAGATCAGGTCGCCCTCTTCTCCGCGCTTCCCCACGGCGAAGCCGCCCCAATCCTGAAACAGTGGATCGAAAGCGGCCCTGCCGGAATGAAGGTCGTGGATCTTTCAGCAGACTTCCGCTACGCCGACGCGAAGCAGTTTGAAGAGATCTACGGAATATCGCATCCCACCCCCGAACTCCTCTCTGAATTCACCTGCGCCATCCCCGAGCTGCACAAAGCCCCCGTGCCGAAGCACGCTGTCCAGCCTGGGTGCTTTACCACCGCCGCGACCCTGGCCTGCGCCCCGCTTGCCGCCCTTGGGCTGGCATCGAGCTTTGTCGTAAACGGCGTCACCGGAAGCACAGGCAGCGGTCGCACGCCCAAATCCGGCACCCACCACCCCGATCGCCACAGCGGCATGTGGGCTTACGAGCTTCTGAAGCATCGGCACACGCCCGAGATGAAGATGTTCCTCGGTCGGCTCAGGCCGGAAGGCGAGCCGAAGCTCGTTTTCCTTCCCCACTCCGGACCGTTCGCCCGCGGCATCCATGCCACCGTCTATGCGGAAACCCAATCGGCTGCGACGACCGAAGAATTGATCGAGAGCTATACGGCTTTCTATGCCGACTGTCCGTTCATCTCGGTCTCGGCAAGCATGCCGTCGGTCAAGCACGTCGCCGGGTCGAACCGGGCGCACATCGGCATCGCCGCCCAAGGAACGCAGGTCGCCGTCGTCTGCGTCATCGACAACCTCATCAAGGGCGCAGCCGGGGGCGGTATCCAGTGGATGAACCGAATCTTCGGCTTCGACGAGACTGCCGGTCTGATGCAGGCCGCCGTGGGGTGGACATAG
- a CDS encoding M20/M25/M40 family metallo-hydrolase, whose product MDWVEDLLRESGAEVTRLGDNVIAKAGSGPKILLNTHLDTVPPNDGWTRDPWNVETIDGKVYGLGSNDAKASAAAMIATLLGVQKAGGPCEVVLMLVCEEETGGKGTEIAWPWLQQQGWEPDGVVVGEPTELQIGIAQRGLMILELVHQGTACHAANANSLGAVNPVWGLAEDIVKLRQIDLGEPHPQLGVSSLQPTVLKGAATHNQVPAEASAKLDFRTVPGLTHSELLERLEECVAGEIRIHSSRLEPYQCPVDAIIVQSALRIGTGTKTFASLTMSDQVFFQGVPAIKCGPGISARSHTADEFVLASEIEQGFEFYRALLKEVAHATALG is encoded by the coding sequence ATGGACTGGGTAGAGGACCTCTTGCGCGAAAGCGGAGCCGAAGTCACACGTCTCGGCGATAACGTCATCGCCAAAGCAGGATCAGGCCCAAAGATCCTCTTAAACACTCATCTTGATACCGTCCCTCCGAACGACGGGTGGACCCGCGATCCGTGGAATGTAGAGACGATCGATGGCAAGGTGTACGGGCTCGGCAGCAACGACGCAAAAGCCAGCGCCGCCGCGATGATCGCTACGCTCTTAGGTGTCCAAAAAGCAGGCGGACCGTGCGAGGTCGTCCTGATGCTCGTCTGCGAAGAGGAGACCGGCGGGAAGGGCACCGAAATAGCCTGGCCTTGGCTGCAGCAGCAAGGCTGGGAACCAGATGGTGTTGTCGTTGGCGAACCGACCGAGTTGCAGATTGGAATAGCTCAAAGAGGCTTAATGATCCTCGAATTGGTCCACCAAGGCACAGCTTGCCACGCGGCAAACGCCAACTCGTTAGGAGCAGTCAATCCTGTCTGGGGACTCGCCGAAGACATCGTGAAGCTAAGGCAGATCGACCTCGGCGAGCCGCACCCCCAATTAGGCGTCTCAAGTCTTCAACCCACTGTCCTCAAAGGAGCAGCAACCCACAATCAGGTCCCCGCCGAAGCCTCTGCCAAGCTTGATTTTCGAACCGTCCCTGGCCTGACTCATTCTGAATTGTTAGAAAGGTTGGAAGAATGCGTTGCCGGCGAAATTCGTATACATTCATCGCGGCTCGAACCCTACCAGTGCCCCGTCGATGCAATAATCGTTCAATCTGCTTTACGTATCGGCACTGGAACGAAAACATTTGCCAGCCTAACGATGTCCGACCAAGTCTTCTTTCAGGGAGTACCGGCAATCAAGTGTGGCCCCGGAATTTCCGCCCGGTCACACACCGCAGACGAGTTTGTGCTTGCCAGTGAGATTGAACAGGGCTTCGAATTTTACAGAGCATTGTTAAAGGAGGTTGCTCATGCCACGGCTCTGGGATAA
- the argG gene encoding argininosuccinate synthase, whose product MCRKAVLAFSGGLDTCWGVPYLIEKGYEVVTVTVDVGGFSPAQLEELEARSKALGASQHVHIHAKQALFDQALKHLIAGNVLRGNLYPLCVGVERTLQAQESARMAKELGAQAVAHGCTAAGNDQIRFEVALRALAPDLEILAPVRDDAPKREDQVAYLQARNLPIPSHGSAYSVNSGIWGITIGGAETTGTELSIPEDQWVRTKDAFDRSLTPKRLILEFTQGIPTALDGESMRPIDLIERLDEIAGSYGIGRGIHLGETILGIKGRVAFEAPAPTVIIAAHRELEKLVLTKRQIALKDQLAAAYGDMVHEGLLLEPACRDIEAFFTSSQQRVTGKVHLLLRQGSVFVEGVASPHSLHAASRAVYGEAVGEWTPEDAKGFGRICGLPTILAARVGGGTDESGMGVSASEKKEPPSIAPKNFEEPESGMGVSPMRTTGVPPVEKNSHDRDGHGTHGRDAHATPADGQATRGGHS is encoded by the coding sequence ATGTGTAGGAAGGCCGTGCTCGCCTTTTCGGGGGGACTCGACACCTGCTGGGGCGTCCCCTACCTCATCGAAAAGGGCTATGAAGTCGTCACCGTGACGGTGGATGTCGGCGGGTTCTCTCCGGCCCAACTGGAGGAGTTGGAAGCCCGAAGCAAGGCGTTGGGCGCGTCTCAGCATGTGCATATTCATGCGAAGCAAGCCCTCTTCGACCAAGCCCTGAAACACCTCATCGCCGGCAACGTGCTGCGCGGGAATCTGTATCCGCTCTGCGTGGGTGTGGAGCGAACCCTCCAGGCCCAGGAGTCGGCGCGCATGGCGAAGGAGCTGGGAGCCCAGGCCGTCGCCCACGGATGCACCGCCGCCGGAAACGACCAAATTCGCTTTGAGGTCGCCCTGCGCGCCCTCGCCCCCGACCTCGAAATCCTCGCCCCCGTCCGCGACGACGCCCCCAAGCGCGAGGATCAGGTGGCCTACCTGCAAGCCCGAAACCTCCCGATCCCCAGCCACGGCAGCGCCTACTCCGTCAACAGCGGCATCTGGGGAATCACCATCGGCGGCGCAGAAACCACCGGGACCGAACTCTCAATTCCCGAAGACCAGTGGGTGCGCACCAAGGACGCATTCGACCGATCGCTCACGCCAAAGAGGCTCATTCTCGAATTCACGCAAGGCATCCCCACCGCGCTGGATGGCGAGTCGATGCGCCCCATCGATCTCATCGAAAGACTCGACGAGATTGCTGGGAGCTATGGCATCGGTCGCGGCATCCATCTCGGCGAAACGATCCTCGGTATCAAAGGCCGCGTCGCCTTCGAGGCCCCCGCCCCGACCGTCATCATCGCCGCCCATCGCGAACTGGAGAAGCTGGTACTGACCAAGCGACAGATCGCCCTCAAAGATCAGCTTGCCGCCGCCTATGGCGACATGGTGCATGAGGGGCTACTGCTGGAGCCTGCCTGCCGAGATATCGAGGCGTTCTTCACTTCGTCCCAGCAAAGGGTCACCGGCAAGGTGCATCTGCTGCTCAGGCAGGGCTCGGTCTTCGTCGAAGGCGTCGCCTCGCCCCACTCCCTCCATGCCGCATCGCGAGCTGTCTATGGCGAGGCGGTTGGGGAGTGGACCCCCGAAGACGCTAAAGGCTTTGGCAGAATCTGCGGCCTGCCCACGATCTTGGCTGCCAGAGTTGGAGGTGGCACAGACGAAAGTGGCATGGGCGTCTCTGCTTCTGAAAAGAAAGAACCCCCAAGCATTGCACCCAAGAATTTTGAGGAGCCGGAAAGTGGCATGGGCGTCTCGCCCATGCGTACCACGGGCGTCCCGCCCGTGGAAAAGAACAGCCATGACCGAGACGGTCATGGGACGCATGGGCGAGACGCCCATGCCACTCCCGCGGACGGTCAAGCCACAAGGGGAGGTCACTCCTGA
- a CDS encoding MBL fold metallo-hydrolase: protein MILKRFYDDKLAQASYLIGCAKTGEACVIDPNRDLEQYIQAASAEGLSISAVTETHIHADFCSGSRELADRTGATLFLSDEGNEEWKYSFADQPNVKLVKNGDHIRVGNVRLDVLHTPGHTPEHISFVLTDEPASSMPLGVFTGDFIFVGDVGRPDLLDKVAGFKDTMEAGARVLFDALCKFKSSLPETVLIWPAHGAGSACGKSLGGVPVSTLGYEKDANWGLKTDREQDFVDTVLSGQPEPPYYFKEMKRMNKVGPAIRQGLTKPQKMHPSDIVDLLKAKAVIVDTRSYGEALQALIPGVLSIPSNRSFTTWAGWLLPFDKPIYLIATSQQAVEQAVKDLAMIGLDNVAGWFDTEAFEAAAQAGFEAKPMPQISAIEAAERFKTGEAELLDVRGANEYAEAHIPGVKNIPLGYMDKQLDELPRHKPLILHCGGGGRSCIGLSYLQTKGFTNVINLTDGFEAYVKAGLPVDRGLKKEATAV, encoded by the coding sequence ATGATTCTCAAACGCTTCTACGACGATAAGCTTGCACAGGCCAGCTATTTGATAGGTTGCGCAAAAACCGGCGAGGCTTGCGTGATCGATCCCAACCGTGATCTCGAACAGTACATTCAAGCCGCCAGTGCCGAGGGATTGAGCATCAGCGCCGTCACCGAGACTCATATCCACGCCGACTTCTGCTCGGGCAGCCGCGAGCTCGCCGATCGCACCGGCGCAACGCTCTTCCTCTCCGACGAGGGTAACGAAGAGTGGAAGTACAGCTTCGCCGATCAGCCGAACGTCAAGCTTGTCAAAAACGGCGACCACATACGCGTCGGCAACGTCCGGCTCGACGTGCTCCATACGCCCGGACATACGCCCGAGCACATCAGCTTTGTCCTCACCGACGAGCCCGCCAGCAGCATGCCTCTCGGAGTCTTTACGGGAGACTTTATTTTTGTTGGTGATGTTGGACGCCCTGACCTATTAGATAAAGTCGCCGGCTTCAAGGACACCATGGAAGCCGGTGCAAGGGTGCTCTTTGATGCGCTCTGCAAGTTCAAGAGCAGCCTGCCGGAAACCGTGCTCATCTGGCCCGCTCACGGCGCTGGATCGGCATGTGGAAAGAGCCTTGGCGGTGTGCCTGTAAGCACCTTAGGCTATGAAAAGGATGCGAACTGGGGACTGAAGACAGATCGCGAGCAGGATTTTGTCGACACGGTTCTTTCAGGACAGCCAGAGCCCCCCTACTACTTCAAAGAGATGAAGAGGATGAACAAGGTCGGTCCAGCAATCCGGCAAGGGCTCACGAAACCTCAAAAGATGCACCCTTCCGACATTGTCGATTTGCTGAAGGCAAAGGCTGTGATCGTAGACACTCGCAGCTATGGCGAAGCCCTGCAAGCTCTGATCCCCGGAGTGCTGAGCATCCCAAGCAACAGGAGCTTTACAACTTGGGCAGGGTGGCTCCTTCCTTTCGACAAGCCAATTTATCTCATCGCCACGAGCCAACAGGCGGTTGAGCAAGCGGTGAAAGACTTGGCGATGATCGGACTGGACAATGTAGCCGGCTGGTTCGACACTGAAGCCTTTGAGGCGGCTGCTCAAGCTGGATTTGAAGCAAAGCCAATGCCACAGATCAGTGCAATCGAAGCTGCAGAGCGATTCAAAACAGGTGAGGCCGAGCTTCTCGACGTTCGGGGAGCTAACGAATACGCCGAAGCACACATCCCCGGAGTTAAGAATATCCCTCTTGGCTATATGGATAAGCAACTTGATGAACTGCCACGGCATAAACCGCTCATCCTCCACTGCGGCGGCGGCGGACGCTCCTGCATCGGTCTGAGCTATCTCCAGACGAAGGGGTTCACCAATGTGATAAACCTAACCGACGGGTTTGAAGCCTATGTTAAAGCGGGCCTTCCCGTTGACCGCGGGCTCAAGAAAGAGGCAACTGCAGTTTAG
- the argB gene encoding acetylglutamate kinase, with translation MHSSVEALRRALPYLRLYQGQRFVVKVGGEAIQTQADAKALLEQVSVLHRLGIQVVLVHGGGPQATALADRLGAQSVFHEGRRITDAGMLEAMTLALFGAARATLLSAGRELDMPVIGLSGVDSGLVHAAKRPPRKTKDGETVDFGFVGDIVKIDPKVLDDLLDSGYLPMVSPLSADADGQLLNINADSVAAAIANAIGAAKLILVTGAPGICTDPGDPTTLISHLELAQLQELEKDGTLKDGMMPKAACIADALNGTVTRVHVISYKTPDSLLTEVFTNEGCGTMIVLDEAELMPEEV, from the coding sequence ATGCATAGTTCCGTCGAGGCCCTCAGAAGAGCCCTCCCCTACCTGCGCCTCTACCAAGGCCAGCGGTTTGTCGTCAAGGTCGGCGGAGAAGCCATCCAAACTCAAGCCGACGCCAAGGCCCTGCTGGAGCAGGTCTCCGTCCTCCACCGACTCGGCATCCAGGTCGTCCTCGTGCACGGCGGCGGGCCGCAGGCCACCGCCCTTGCCGACCGCCTCGGCGCGCAGTCCGTCTTCCACGAAGGCCGCCGCATCACCGACGCCGGAATGCTGGAGGCCATGACGCTCGCCCTCTTCGGCGCGGCCCGAGCAACCCTCTTATCCGCAGGCCGCGAACTGGACATGCCCGTCATCGGCCTTAGCGGGGTGGATTCCGGCCTGGTCCACGCCGCCAAACGCCCTCCGCGAAAGACGAAAGACGGCGAAACCGTCGACTTCGGCTTCGTCGGCGACATCGTCAAGATCGACCCCAAGGTGCTCGACGACCTCCTCGACAGCGGCTATCTCCCGATGGTCAGCCCCCTCAGCGCCGACGCCGACGGACAGCTGCTCAACATCAACGCCGACTCCGTCGCCGCCGCCATCGCCAACGCCATCGGAGCCGCCAAGCTGATCCTCGTCACCGGGGCTCCTGGCATCTGCACCGACCCAGGCGACCCCACGACTCTCATCTCTCATCTTGAGCTCGCCCAGCTGCAGGAGCTGGAGAAAGACGGCACGCTCAAGGACGGGATGATGCCCAAAGCCGCCTGCATCGCCGACGCCCTCAACGGCACCGTCACCCGCGTCCATGTCATCTCCTACAAGACGCCTGACAGTCTCCTGACCGAAGTCTTCACCAACGAAGGCTGCGGCACGATGATCGTCCTCGACGAAGCCGAACTCATGCCGGAGGAGGTTTAG
- the argH gene encoding argininosuccinate lyase: MPRLWDKGESIDELILSFTVGEDHILDARLVPYDIRASQAHAAMLAECGHLTYDQSDSLCDALMQLGEQHARGEWTIRLDEEDVHTAIENRLVAWLGDLGERIHLGRSRNDQVLAALRLYLRDVVAISSECTTAVVTVLQQLASSQGDIPLPGYTHLQPAMPSTVALWANGFAAELTDDVKMIESALTLIDKNPLGSAAGYGTPGIPINRERTTRDLQFKETHEPVTAVQLSRGKAEASLAFALCLVQQDLGRLAADLCLYATQEFAFVRLPKEFTTGSSIMPQKRNPDIFELVRGHSSQAPADLQAILAITSKMTSGYHRDLQLIKGPLFRMIDSTLEMLRVMEHAIPGVQFNAQRTSEAMDPSLYSAERAFELVQEQGISFREAYRRIASELEKGLSDSKKDLHKETS, from the coding sequence ATGCCACGGCTCTGGGATAAAGGCGAATCGATCGACGAACTGATTTTAAGCTTCACGGTGGGTGAGGACCACATTCTTGATGCCCGACTCGTTCCGTACGATATCCGGGCTTCTCAAGCTCACGCGGCAATGCTCGCCGAGTGTGGACACCTTACTTATGATCAGTCCGACTCCCTTTGCGATGCCCTCATGCAGCTTGGCGAACAACACGCCCGAGGTGAGTGGACCATCCGACTCGACGAAGAGGATGTGCACACAGCAATCGAAAATCGCTTGGTCGCCTGGCTCGGAGACCTCGGCGAGCGCATCCATCTTGGCCGGTCCCGAAACGATCAAGTTCTAGCCGCACTGCGCCTCTACTTGCGCGACGTCGTCGCCATCTCTTCCGAGTGCACGACCGCCGTTGTCACAGTTTTGCAGCAGCTTGCAAGCTCTCAAGGGGATATCCCGTTACCCGGTTACACGCACCTGCAGCCAGCCATGCCCTCGACGGTTGCACTCTGGGCAAACGGCTTTGCCGCCGAGCTTACCGACGATGTCAAAATGATCGAATCGGCCTTAACCCTCATCGACAAGAATCCACTCGGTTCGGCAGCGGGGTATGGCACACCCGGTATCCCAATCAACCGAGAACGAACAACCCGCGACCTCCAGTTCAAAGAAACCCACGAGCCCGTCACCGCTGTCCAACTCTCACGCGGAAAGGCCGAAGCGAGCTTGGCTTTTGCCCTGTGTCTTGTCCAACAAGATCTCGGACGGCTTGCCGCCGATCTCTGCCTGTATGCAACACAAGAGTTTGCGTTCGTTAGGCTCCCTAAGGAATTCACGACCGGCTCATCCATCATGCCGCAAAAGCGAAACCCCGACATCTTTGAACTAGTACGGGGACACTCCTCTCAAGCGCCAGCAGACCTACAAGCAATCCTGGCAATCACAAGCAAGATGACCTCGGGGTACCACCGCGATCTTCAACTTATCAAAGGACCACTTTTTAGAATGATTGACTCCACACTGGAAATGCTTCGAGTGATGGAACATGCCATCCCAGGAGTTCAATTTAATGCTCAGAGAACATCCGAGGCCATGGATCCGTCGCTCTACTCCGCAGAACGGGCTTTCGAACTTGTACAAGAGCAAGGAATCAGCTTCAGAGAAGCATATCGAAGAATTGCGTCCGAACTAGAAAAGGGCCTGTCAGATTCTAAAAAGGACCTCCACAAAGAAACGTCCTAA
- a CDS encoding D-lyxose/D-mannose family sugar isomerase: protein MWDITDFGLNDWQRFGLVLITLANEPEYCEKLMYARRGMVTPAHTHAKKKEDIIARWGELAVTVWPDQPNRLGTEFQISVNGEARTVMPGETIVLRPGERITIPAGIYHEFEPMTPQCIIGEVSTANDDLNDNFFVRDDIGRFPSILEDEEPAVRLVSDP from the coding sequence ATGTGGGACATCACAGACTTCGGCCTTAACGACTGGCAGCGTTTTGGCCTTGTCCTGATCACCCTGGCCAACGAGCCTGAATATTGCGAGAAGCTCATGTACGCCAGAAGAGGCATGGTTACACCAGCGCACACCCACGCCAAAAAGAAAGAGGACATCATCGCCCGATGGGGAGAGTTGGCAGTAACAGTCTGGCCCGATCAACCGAATCGCCTTGGCACAGAGTTTCAAATCAGCGTCAATGGCGAAGCAAGAACCGTTATGCCCGGCGAAACCATTGTTCTTCGTCCCGGCGAAAGGATCACAATCCCAGCGGGTATCTACCACGAGTTTGAGCCGATGACCCCTCAGTGCATCATCGGCGAGGTCTCTACCGCAAACGACGACCTCAACGACAACTTCTTCGTGCGCGATGATATCGGGCGATTCCCTTCAATCCTCGAGGATGAAGAACCAGCCGTGCGTCTCGTTAGCGACCCCTAG